In Phacochoerus africanus isolate WHEZ1 chromosome 2, ROS_Pafr_v1, whole genome shotgun sequence, one DNA window encodes the following:
- the LCN2 gene encoding neutrophil gelatinase-associated lipocalin, producing the protein MALSLLWLGLTLLGALQTQAQGTTLNWIPAPPLSEVPLQPNFQADQFQGKWYVIGLAGNAVKKEKQGQFKMYTTTYELKEDGSYNVISTLLRGQLCDNWIRTFVPSLQPGQFKLGDIKKYSGLQSYVVRVVSTNYSQFAIVFFKKVSNNQEYFKTTLYGRTKVLSPELKENFVRFAKSLGLTDDNIIFPDAIDQCIDGQ; encoded by the exons ATGGCCCTAAGTCTCCTGTGGTTGGGCCTCACCCTGCTGGGGGCCCTGCAGACCCAGGCCCAGGGCACCACCCTCAACTGGATCCCGGCACCCCCTCTGTCCGAGGTCCCGCTGCAGCCCAACTTCCAGGCTGACCAG TTCCAGGGGAAGTGGTACGTCATAGGCCTGGCGGGGAACGCAGTTAAGAAGGAAAAGCAAGGCCAGTTTAAGATGTACACCACCACCTACGAGCTCAAAGAAGATGGCAGCTACAACGTCATCTCCACCCTACTCAG GGGCCAGCTCTGTGACAACTGGATCAGAACTTTTGTCCCAAGTCTCCAGCCGGGCCAGTTCAAACTGGGTGATATTAAGA AATACTCTGGATTGCAGAGCTATGTCGTGCGTGTGGTGTCCACCAACTACAGCCAGTTCGCCATAGTATTCTTCAAGAAGGTTTCCAACAACCAAGAGTACTTCAAAACCACGCTTTACG GGAGGACCAAGGTGCTGTCCCCTGAGCTGAAGGAGAACTTTGTCCGCTTTGCCAAGTCTCTGGGCCTCACCGATGACAACATCATCTTCCCCGACGCAATCG ACCAGTGCATCGACGGCCAGTGA
- the CIZ1 gene encoding cip1-interacting zinc finger protein isoform X2 has product MFNQQQQQQLQQFQQQQQQLQQQQLQQQQLQQQQLLQLQQLLQQSPPQAPLPMAVSRGLPQQQPQQQLLNLQGTSSASLLNGSVLQRALLLQQLQGLDQFAMPPATYESAGLTVPTATLGNLRSYNLAAPNLPAPSLTPPQLAPPNLQQFFPQATRQSLLGPPPVGVPMNPSQLNLSGRNPQKQARTSSSTTPNRKTVPVEGRSDPPEGSEEAAEPRTDTPKDQDAPCCPDSITKEKCTPAPEPESREASEPPAKKSKSSEEPTEKGPPGQLQAKVQLQTRMTQTPELLPEPLEARVLPPFQPRVLQIQAQVQPQTQPQALPLSAQVQPKLQKQAQTQTSPEHLRPQQVQLQLQKEAEPQKQVQPQVHSQSPRQAQPEPQKQAQTQTSPQIPTEEQLRIRPLEQPPEQALVQLPVQPPEPAQRHSQTQPQVSVPPSDKAPVPVHSTVLDTPPEMVEAGAGLEDASPEPVGAQVSVEESQAELTGGLDVGECEKRAREMLGVWGAGGSLKVTILQSSDSRAFSTVPLTPGPRASDSTSATPAVASTASKQALQFFCYICKANCSSQQEFQDHMSGAQHQQRLGEIQHMSQACLLSLLPVPRDVLEREDEEPPPRRWCNTCQLYYVGDLIQHRRTQDHKIAKQSLRPFCTVCNRYFKTPRKFVEHVKSQGHKDKAKELKMLEKEIAGQDEDHFITVDAVGCFEGDEDEEEEDDDEDDIEVEEEFCKQVRSRDISIEEWKGSETYSPNTAYGVDFLVPVMGYICRICHKFYHSNSGAQLSHCKSLAHFENLQKYKKAKNPSPTTRPVSRRCAINARNALTALFTSSGRTPTQDTAKTPSKVTAQPPQPPLPRRSSRLKT; this is encoded by the exons ATGTTcaaccagcagcagcagcagcagctccagcagttccagcagcagcagcagcagcttcagcagcaacagcttcagcagcagcagctgcaacagcagcagttgctgcagctccagcagcTGCTCCAGCAGTCCCCTCCGCAGGCTCCTCTGCCCATGGCCGTCAGCCG GGGGCTCCCCCAGCAGcaaccacagcagcagctcctgaATCTCCAGGGCACCAGCTCCGCCTCCCTCCTCAACGGCTCTGTGCTGCAGAGAGCTTTGCTTCTGCAGCAGTTGCAAG GACTGGACCAGTTTGCAATGCCACCAGCGACATATGAGAGTGCCGGTCTCACTGTGCCCACGGCAACATTGG GTAACCTGCGCAGCTACAACCTGGCCGCCCCCAAcctgccagcccccagcctcacccccCCGCAGCTGGCTCCCCCAAATCTGCAGCAGTTCTTTCCCCAGGCCACTCGGCAGTCCCTGCTGGGCCCTCCTCCTGTCGGGGTCCCCATGAACCCCTCCCAGCTCAACCTTTCAGGGCGGAACCCCCAGAAACAGGCCCggacctcctcctccaccacccccaATCGCAAG ACAGTTCCTGTGGAGGGCAGATCGGACCCCCCAGAGGGGTCTGAAGAAGCTGCAGAGCCCCGAACTGATACACCCAAAG ACCAAGATGCTCCCTGCTGCCCTGACAGCATCACTAAGGAGAAATGCACCCCAGCACCTGAGCCTGAGTCTCGTGAGGCATCTGAGCCACCAGCTAAAAAGTCCAAGAG CTCAGAGGAGCCCACAGAGAAGGGTCCCCCAGGGCAACTGCAGGCAAAGGTCCAGCTACAGACCCGGATGACACAGACCCCTGAGCTGCTGCCTGAGCCCCTGGAAGCCCGAGTGCTGCCGCCATTTCAGCCACGGGTTCTGCAAATCCAAGCCCAGGTGCAGCCGCAGACCCAGCCACAGGCGCTACCGTTGAgtgcccaggtgcagccaaagctGCAGAAGCAGGCCCAGACACAGACCTCTCCAGAGCACTTAAGGCcgcagcaggtgcagctgcagctgcagaaggaggcagagccacagaaacaggtGCAGCCGCAGGTGCATTCACAGTCCCCAAGGCAGGCACAGCCGGAACCGCAGAAGCAGGCACAGACACAGACATCTCCGCAGATCCCAACAGAAGAACAGCTAAGGATCCGGCCACTGGAGCAGCCGCCAGAGCAAGCTCTAGTGCAGTTGCCAGTGCAGCCACCAGAGCCGGCCCAGAGACATTCTCAGACCCAGCCACAGGTATCGGTGCCGCCATCAGATAAAGCACCGGTTCCGGTTCACTCCACAGTGCTGGACACACCGCCCGAGATGGTAGAAGCTGGagcag gCCTGGAGGATGCCTCACCAGAGCCAGTGGGTGCCCAGGTCAGCGTGGAGGAGAGCCAGGCGGAGTTGACCGGTGGCCTGGATGTGGGAGAATgtgaaaaaagagcaagagagatgCTGGGG GTGTGGGGTGCCGGGGGCTCCCTGAAGGTCACCATTCTGCAGAGCAGTGACAGCCGGGCCTTCAGCACTGTACCCCTCACCCCCGGGCCCCGGGCCAGCGACTCCACCTCGGCCACCCCTGCCGTAGCCAGCACGGCCTCTAAGCAGGCCCTTCAGTTCTTCTGCTACATCTGCAAAGCCAACTGCAGCAGCCAGCAG GAGTTCCAGGACCACATGTCGGGGGCCCAGCACCAGCAGCGGCTCGGAGAGATCCAGCACATGAGCCAAGCCTGCctcctgtccctgctgcctgtgcCCCGGGACGTCCTGGAGAGAGAAGACGA AGAGCCTCCGCCGAGGCGCTGGTGCAACACCTGCCAGCTCTACTACGTGGGGGACCTGATCCAGCACCGCAGGACGCAGGACCACAAG ATCGCCAAACAGTCCCTGCGACCTTTCTGCACTGTTTGCAACCGCTACTTTAAGACCCCCCGCAAGTTTGTGGAACATGTGAAGTCCCAGGGGCATAAGGACAAAGCAAAGGAG CTGAAGATGCTGGAGAAGGAGATAGCTGGCCAAGACGAGGACCACTTCATCACAGTGGACGCCGTGGGCTGCTTCGAGGGCGatgaggacgaggaggaggaagatgatgaCGAAGACGACATCGAGGTCGAGGAGGAATTCTGCAAGCAG GTGAGATCCCGAGATATCTCCATAGAGGAGTGGAAAGGCTCGGAGACCTACAGTCCCAACACCGCATATG GTGTGGACTTCCTGGTACCCGTGATGGGCTACATCTGCCGCATTTGCCACAAATTctaccacagcaactcgggggcCCAGCTTTCCCACTGCAAGTCCTTGGCCCACTTTGAGAACCTGCAG AAATACAAGAAGGCCAAGAACCCCAGCCCCACCACCAGGCCCGTGAGCCGCCGGTGTGCCATCAATGCCCGCAACGCCCTGACTGCTCTGTTCACCTCCAGCGGCCGCACACCCACCCAGGACACAGCCAAAACCCCCAGCAAGGTGACAGCCCAACCCCCTCAGCCCCCACTACCCCGACGCTCGAGCCGCCTCAAAACCTGA
- the BBLN gene encoding bublin coiled-coil protein, translating to MSGPNGDLGMPVEAGAEGENDGFGEAEYAAINSMLDQINSCLDHLEEKNDHLHARLQELLESNRQTRLEFQQQLGEAPSDASP from the exons ATGTCGGGCCCCAACGGGGACCTGGGCATGCCGGTGGAGGCGGGCGCGGAAGGCGAGAATGACGGCTTCGGGGAAGCAG aATATGCTGCCATCAACTCCATGTTGGACCAGATCAACTCCTGTCTGGACCACCTGGAGGAGAAGAATGACCACCTCCACGCTCGCCTCCAGGAGCTGCTTGAATCCAACCGGCAGACGCGCCTTGAATTCCAGCAGCAGCTCGGGGAGGCCCCCAGCGATGCCAGCCCCTAG
- the CIZ1 gene encoding cip1-interacting zinc finger protein isoform X1, whose product MFNQQQQQQLQQFQQQQQQLQQQQLQQQQLQQQQLLQLQQLLQQSPPQAPLPMAVSRGLPQQQPQQQLLNLQGTSSASLLNGSVLQRALLLQQLQGLDQFAMPPATYESAGLTVPTATLGNLRSYNLAAPNLPAPSLTPPQLAPPNLQQFFPQATRQSLLGPPPVGVPMNPSQLNLSGRNPQKQARTSSSTTPNRKDSFSQTVPVEGRSDPPEGSEEAAEPRTDTPKDQDAPCCPDSITKEKCTPAPEPESREASEPPAKKSKSSEEPTEKGPPGQLQAKVQLQTRMTQTPELLPEPLEARVLPPFQPRVLQIQAQVQPQTQPQALPLSAQVQPKLQKQAQTQTSPEHLRPQQVQLQLQKEAEPQKQVQPQVHSQSPRQAQPEPQKQAQTQTSPQIPTEEQLRIRPLEQPPEQALVQLPVQPPEPAQRHSQTQPQVSVPPSDKAPVPVHSTVLDTPPEMVEAGAGLEDASPEPVGAQVSVEESQAELTGGLDVGECEKRAREMLGVWGAGGSLKVTILQSSDSRAFSTVPLTPGPRASDSTSATPAVASTASKQALQFFCYICKANCSSQQEFQDHMSGAQHQQRLGEIQHMSQACLLSLLPVPRDVLEREDEEPPPRRWCNTCQLYYVGDLIQHRRTQDHKIAKQSLRPFCTVCNRYFKTPRKFVEHVKSQGHKDKAKELKMLEKEIAGQDEDHFITVDAVGCFEGDEDEEEEDDDEDDIEVEEEFCKQVRSRDISIEEWKGSETYSPNTAYGVDFLVPVMGYICRICHKFYHSNSGAQLSHCKSLAHFENLQKYKKAKNPSPTTRPVSRRCAINARNALTALFTSSGRTPTQDTAKTPSKVTAQPPQPPLPRRSSRLKT is encoded by the exons ATGTTcaaccagcagcagcagcagcagctccagcagttccagcagcagcagcagcagcttcagcagcaacagcttcagcagcagcagctgcaacagcagcagttgctgcagctccagcagcTGCTCCAGCAGTCCCCTCCGCAGGCTCCTCTGCCCATGGCCGTCAGCCG GGGGCTCCCCCAGCAGcaaccacagcagcagctcctgaATCTCCAGGGCACCAGCTCCGCCTCCCTCCTCAACGGCTCTGTGCTGCAGAGAGCTTTGCTTCTGCAGCAGTTGCAAG GACTGGACCAGTTTGCAATGCCACCAGCGACATATGAGAGTGCCGGTCTCACTGTGCCCACGGCAACATTGG GTAACCTGCGCAGCTACAACCTGGCCGCCCCCAAcctgccagcccccagcctcacccccCCGCAGCTGGCTCCCCCAAATCTGCAGCAGTTCTTTCCCCAGGCCACTCGGCAGTCCCTGCTGGGCCCTCCTCCTGTCGGGGTCCCCATGAACCCCTCCCAGCTCAACCTTTCAGGGCGGAACCCCCAGAAACAGGCCCggacctcctcctccaccacccccaATCGCAAG GATTCTTTTTCCCAGACAGTTCCTGTGGAGGGCAGATCGGACCCCCCAGAGGGGTCTGAAGAAGCTGCAGAGCCCCGAACTGATACACCCAAAG ACCAAGATGCTCCCTGCTGCCCTGACAGCATCACTAAGGAGAAATGCACCCCAGCACCTGAGCCTGAGTCTCGTGAGGCATCTGAGCCACCAGCTAAAAAGTCCAAGAG CTCAGAGGAGCCCACAGAGAAGGGTCCCCCAGGGCAACTGCAGGCAAAGGTCCAGCTACAGACCCGGATGACACAGACCCCTGAGCTGCTGCCTGAGCCCCTGGAAGCCCGAGTGCTGCCGCCATTTCAGCCACGGGTTCTGCAAATCCAAGCCCAGGTGCAGCCGCAGACCCAGCCACAGGCGCTACCGTTGAgtgcccaggtgcagccaaagctGCAGAAGCAGGCCCAGACACAGACCTCTCCAGAGCACTTAAGGCcgcagcaggtgcagctgcagctgcagaaggaggcagagccacagaaacaggtGCAGCCGCAGGTGCATTCACAGTCCCCAAGGCAGGCACAGCCGGAACCGCAGAAGCAGGCACAGACACAGACATCTCCGCAGATCCCAACAGAAGAACAGCTAAGGATCCGGCCACTGGAGCAGCCGCCAGAGCAAGCTCTAGTGCAGTTGCCAGTGCAGCCACCAGAGCCGGCCCAGAGACATTCTCAGACCCAGCCACAGGTATCGGTGCCGCCATCAGATAAAGCACCGGTTCCGGTTCACTCCACAGTGCTGGACACACCGCCCGAGATGGTAGAAGCTGGagcag gCCTGGAGGATGCCTCACCAGAGCCAGTGGGTGCCCAGGTCAGCGTGGAGGAGAGCCAGGCGGAGTTGACCGGTGGCCTGGATGTGGGAGAATgtgaaaaaagagcaagagagatgCTGGGG GTGTGGGGTGCCGGGGGCTCCCTGAAGGTCACCATTCTGCAGAGCAGTGACAGCCGGGCCTTCAGCACTGTACCCCTCACCCCCGGGCCCCGGGCCAGCGACTCCACCTCGGCCACCCCTGCCGTAGCCAGCACGGCCTCTAAGCAGGCCCTTCAGTTCTTCTGCTACATCTGCAAAGCCAACTGCAGCAGCCAGCAG GAGTTCCAGGACCACATGTCGGGGGCCCAGCACCAGCAGCGGCTCGGAGAGATCCAGCACATGAGCCAAGCCTGCctcctgtccctgctgcctgtgcCCCGGGACGTCCTGGAGAGAGAAGACGA AGAGCCTCCGCCGAGGCGCTGGTGCAACACCTGCCAGCTCTACTACGTGGGGGACCTGATCCAGCACCGCAGGACGCAGGACCACAAG ATCGCCAAACAGTCCCTGCGACCTTTCTGCACTGTTTGCAACCGCTACTTTAAGACCCCCCGCAAGTTTGTGGAACATGTGAAGTCCCAGGGGCATAAGGACAAAGCAAAGGAG CTGAAGATGCTGGAGAAGGAGATAGCTGGCCAAGACGAGGACCACTTCATCACAGTGGACGCCGTGGGCTGCTTCGAGGGCGatgaggacgaggaggaggaagatgatgaCGAAGACGACATCGAGGTCGAGGAGGAATTCTGCAAGCAG GTGAGATCCCGAGATATCTCCATAGAGGAGTGGAAAGGCTCGGAGACCTACAGTCCCAACACCGCATATG GTGTGGACTTCCTGGTACCCGTGATGGGCTACATCTGCCGCATTTGCCACAAATTctaccacagcaactcgggggcCCAGCTTTCCCACTGCAAGTCCTTGGCCCACTTTGAGAACCTGCAG AAATACAAGAAGGCCAAGAACCCCAGCCCCACCACCAGGCCCGTGAGCCGCCGGTGTGCCATCAATGCCCGCAACGCCCTGACTGCTCTGTTCACCTCCAGCGGCCGCACACCCACCCAGGACACAGCCAAAACCCCCAGCAAGGTGACAGCCCAACCCCCTCAGCCCCCACTACCCCGACGCTCGAGCCGCCTCAAAACCTGA